Proteins encoded in a region of the Streptomyces liliiviolaceus genome:
- a CDS encoding beta-ketoacyl-[acyl-carrier-protein] synthase family protein: MITPRLCAAAYELGEYEAPVTELPELGAAPDVAAELTSPAAGFSVYRWSQAPLVELMAAAAQKCLAGAGVPGKAVDTVLLATDSLPPDRRAHREVADLLQETGMTGATVATLGLMDCATAMFALGNAASLVRDGTARHVMVISGDLADLSTGGERLVAGGAAIASDGAAAALVSAGEPGLPILAMAHHGAAEERRDAPPHQRLTARLTAYRELFTGLSDRHRVRPDVSLVLPSNFARNVMEMYLADVGFDSRRIAMDSVGRIAHCQGSDPLIHLADRLGAPEPATGPGTPEEYVLLGAGMSHLAAVLLGADVLPAEGEIR, translated from the coding sequence GTGATCACGCCGCGGCTGTGCGCCGCCGCCTACGAACTGGGCGAGTACGAGGCTCCCGTGACCGAACTCCCGGAACTGGGTGCCGCACCGGACGTGGCGGCCGAACTGACCTCCCCGGCGGCCGGGTTCTCCGTCTACCGCTGGTCGCAGGCCCCGCTGGTGGAGCTGATGGCCGCGGCCGCGCAGAAGTGCCTGGCCGGAGCGGGCGTCCCGGGCAAGGCCGTGGACACGGTCCTGCTCGCCACGGACTCTCTCCCGCCCGATCGCCGCGCCCACCGCGAGGTCGCCGACCTGCTCCAGGAGACCGGCATGACCGGTGCCACCGTCGCCACGCTCGGCCTGATGGACTGTGCCACGGCGATGTTCGCGCTGGGCAACGCGGCCTCACTGGTCCGGGACGGCACCGCACGGCACGTCATGGTCATCAGCGGTGACCTGGCCGACTTGTCGACCGGCGGGGAGCGCCTGGTGGCCGGTGGCGCGGCCATCGCCAGCGACGGGGCGGCCGCCGCCCTGGTCTCCGCCGGCGAACCGGGCCTGCCGATCCTGGCCATGGCCCACCACGGCGCGGCCGAGGAGCGCCGGGACGCGCCGCCGCACCAGCGGCTGACCGCCCGCCTGACCGCCTACCGGGAGCTGTTCACCGGCCTGTCGGACCGGCACCGCGTCCGGCCGGACGTCTCGCTCGTCCTGCCCAGCAACTTCGCGCGCAACGTGATGGAGATGTACCTCGCCGACGTCGGGTTCGACAGCCGGCGGATCGCGATGGACAGCGTGGGTCGCATCGCCCACTGTCAGGGCAGCGACCCGCTGATCCATCTCGCCGATCGGCTCGGCGCACCGGAACCCGCCACCGGCCCGGGCACCCCGGAGGAGTACGTCCTGCTCGGCGCCGGCATGTCCCATCTGGCCGCGGTGCTGCTCGGCGCCGACGTGCTCCCGGCGGAGGGAGAGATCCGTTGA
- a CDS encoding condensation domain-containing protein, which yields MTAGVPAELAARLAALTPDQLDRLRARLREQAPRTQARPTPGQERLWRAHHTAAGRPVDVVCQAVRLTGAPVDLDLLAERVQGFVRAHEALRTTFEEHLGAVRPVVHEDLPPRLVRTRCPGGPEQAHALARELAHEPFDLAEGPLLRVALAEGASGEEAWLLVVVHNLVFDAWSFELLLDELARDPAVPAPATRPFGRFALEQAESTAGPQGRAAARFWADELADAPPPLATDRPRGQAAPGTGGRVEFTLPAAVAQGIAEAARGSAATAYAGWAAVAWATLAEFSGRPDVLLGTFTANRDRPDAQQTVGYLLNVLPLRLRDPGDGTWGARIRAAHTASKRGLRHAAYPAELIATERRLPGLHPLFDVAFVFDSPAEGPRRVQGAVVSTSDVDKGVARYGLTLAVHPAPEGASGWIEYDTGLYDRSTVDHLAERFTALAAQASGTAGPASGSGSGHASREAGQ from the coding sequence ATGACCGCCGGTGTCCCCGCGGAGCTGGCCGCACGGCTCGCCGCGCTCACCCCCGACCAACTGGACCGGCTCCGAGCCCGGTTACGCGAACAGGCCCCGCGCACCCAGGCGCGGCCGACCCCGGGCCAGGAGCGGCTGTGGCGCGCCCATCACACCGCCGCCGGGCGGCCCGTGGACGTGGTCTGCCAGGCCGTGCGCTTGACCGGAGCCCCGGTCGACCTCGACCTGCTGGCCGAACGCGTCCAGGGCTTCGTCCGCGCCCACGAGGCGCTGCGCACCACGTTCGAGGAACACCTCGGGGCCGTGCGGCCGGTGGTGCACGAGGACCTGCCTCCCCGGCTGGTCCGCACCCGTTGCCCCGGCGGCCCGGAGCAGGCGCACGCCCTGGCCCGCGAGTTGGCGCACGAGCCGTTCGACCTGGCCGAAGGGCCGCTCCTGCGGGTGGCCCTGGCCGAGGGAGCCTCCGGCGAGGAGGCCTGGCTGCTCGTCGTCGTACACAACCTGGTGTTTGACGCCTGGTCCTTCGAGCTGCTGCTCGACGAACTCGCCCGCGACCCCGCCGTGCCCGCTCCCGCGACGCGCCCCTTCGGCCGTTTCGCCCTGGAGCAGGCCGAGTCGACGGCCGGACCACAGGGCCGGGCGGCGGCCCGCTTCTGGGCGGACGAACTGGCGGACGCCCCGCCTCCGCTCGCCACCGACCGCCCCCGGGGGCAGGCCGCCCCCGGCACGGGTGGACGCGTGGAGTTCACCCTGCCCGCCGCCGTGGCCCAGGGCATCGCCGAAGCGGCCAGGGGCTCGGCCGCCACCGCCTACGCCGGCTGGGCGGCCGTCGCGTGGGCCACGCTCGCCGAGTTCAGTGGCCGGCCGGACGTGCTGCTCGGCACCTTCACCGCCAACCGGGACCGGCCGGACGCACAGCAGACCGTCGGCTACCTGCTCAACGTACTGCCGCTGCGGCTGCGCGACCCCGGCGACGGCACCTGGGGGGCGCGGATCAGGGCGGCCCACACGGCGTCGAAACGGGGGCTGCGGCATGCGGCGTACCCGGCGGAGCTGATCGCCACCGAACGCCGACTCCCCGGCCTGCACCCGCTGTTCGACGTGGCGTTCGTGTTCGACAGCCCGGCCGAGGGTCCTCGCAGGGTGCAGGGTGCCGTCGTGTCCACGTCGGACGTGGACAAGGGCGTGGCCCGCTACGGCCTGACACTCGCGGTCCATCCCGCCCCCGAAGGCGCCTCCGGCTGGATCGAGTACGACACCGGGCTGTACGACAGAAGCACGGTGGACCACCTGGCCGAACGGTTCACGGCGCTGGCCGCGCAGGCGTCCGGTACGGCGGGGCCCGCGTCAGGTTCCGGGTCAGGGCACGCGTCGCGAGAGGCCGGACAGTGA
- a CDS encoding MupA/Atu3671 family FMN-dependent luciferase-like monooxygenase, which yields MEFSLIFFSGDEKNKYRFVFDAARYADENGFTAIWTPERHFHRFGGLYPNPSVLGAALAGATQRLGIRAGSVVLPLHSPIRVAEEWAVVDNLSHGRAGIALATGFSPVDFAINPDGWQDRRQRTFDAVDTIRELWEGAPVSAQDALGNYVELELHPQPVQPQLPIWLTCTKSPDTFETAGRLGCNVLTALIDMTNEELEDKLALYYKTLQDYGHDPDDVTVTLMLHTFIGTDLEEVRETVRPPFTDYLRSFLTVIDSQKKNLAPGAGVRDMSEADQDQLIGFAFDKYFEKGALLGTPDSCTAVVDRFKGMGVKEIACLIDFGVDEQLVVESLSHLNELRRRYA from the coding sequence ATGGAATTCAGCCTGATCTTCTTCTCCGGGGACGAGAAGAACAAGTACCGGTTCGTCTTCGACGCCGCCCGGTACGCCGACGAGAACGGCTTCACCGCCATCTGGACCCCCGAACGGCACTTCCACCGTTTCGGCGGCCTCTACCCCAACCCCTCGGTACTGGGCGCCGCGCTGGCCGGCGCCACCCAGCGCCTCGGCATCCGCGCGGGCAGCGTGGTCCTGCCCCTGCACAGCCCGATCCGGGTGGCCGAGGAGTGGGCGGTGGTCGACAACCTGTCCCACGGACGGGCCGGCATCGCCCTGGCCACGGGGTTCAGCCCGGTCGACTTCGCCATCAACCCGGACGGCTGGCAGGACCGGCGGCAGCGCACCTTCGACGCCGTGGACACCATCCGCGAACTCTGGGAAGGCGCGCCGGTCTCGGCCCAGGACGCCCTCGGCAACTACGTCGAACTGGAACTGCACCCCCAGCCGGTCCAGCCCCAGCTGCCGATCTGGCTCACCTGCACAAAGAGCCCGGACACCTTCGAGACGGCCGGCCGCCTCGGCTGCAACGTACTGACCGCCCTGATCGACATGACCAACGAGGAGCTGGAGGACAAGCTCGCCCTCTACTACAAGACCCTCCAGGACTACGGGCACGATCCGGACGACGTCACCGTCACGCTGATGCTGCACACCTTCATCGGCACCGACCTGGAGGAGGTGCGTGAGACCGTCCGGCCGCCGTTCACGGACTATCTGCGCTCCTTCCTGACCGTCATCGACTCGCAGAAGAAGAACCTCGCGCCGGGAGCAGGGGTACGGGACATGTCCGAGGCCGACCAGGACCAGCTCATCGGGTTCGCCTTCGACAAGTACTTCGAGAAGGGCGCGCTGCTGGGCACCCCCGACTCCTGCACCGCGGTGGTCGACCGCTTCAAAGGCATGGGCGTCAAGGAGATCGCCTGCCTCATCGACTTCGGCGTGGACGAACAACTCGTCGTCGAGAGCCTGAGTCACCTCAACGAACTACGGAGGCGCTACGCATGA
- a CDS encoding type I polyketide synthase, giving the protein MAELQDAPFPAGRIAVVGMDCRLPGARTPQDYWQNLLAGTEHITDLDEERLTAAGVSGQTLADTRHVRRAAVVEDADRFDASFFFLSSREAERMDPQLRLFLQTAWAAMEHSGHDSEVYPGRVGVFAGSLHSTYLLNNVLTGERGFNGSLERMQQDMATLMGNDPNYLTTRASYHLKLTGPSFAVQTACSTSLVAVHLAAQSLLSQECDLALAGGVALRFPQEAGYLYEPDGITSASGRVRPFDAGADGTVFGNGAGVVVLKRLEDALADGDTVWAVLLGSAVGNDGNDRAGYTAPGVSGQAAVLAEALGVAGVDPATVSYLEAHGTGTRMGDPIELAAARQAYGTDGPLTLGSVKANIGHLSTAAGVAGLIKCVLMLHHRTIVPMPHFTAWNPECAADGSRFRVATAAEPWQADGAALRCAVTSTGMGGTTAHVVLEEAPPAAAEAPGAAPAPAVVLLPVSAKSPAALEKARLALADHLEATAPGPDGPDAPENPLGDIHLDDAAYTQATTRHTFDHRAVVTAPDRATAVRALRTGEPRHVYQDSGHPAPRPVTFLLPGQGAQYPAMGRGWYEQLPVYRATLDECAHLLEPTLGFDLRDALHSASRDRQDERYDLRRTRLTQPALFAVEYALARQYMAWGIAPAALVGHSIGEYVAATLAGVFRLPDALRVVAERGRLIDALPEGVMAAVMAGPEKLTPYLGDGVDLAAVNEPTVCTVAGGHDEIRAFTAKLTADGITHRKVATSHAFHSAMMEPAVEPLTRLLREVELSRPRIPFLSNLTGTWIRDEEATDPAYWGAHLRAPVRFADDVAAALTQGDQVFVEVGPGHTLATFARRHPDRETGMPVITSAARGKDPAADLTALTAALGRLWAVGLTPDWQGYYADRGRRKVPLPTYPFEGSRYWVEPGTGALSGTGTFSGTGGDTSGSTAVPKLPLDEWFTAPVWHRAVGTLDAEPAPITEPVLLFADTGADAGADTSADAGDGMGAYSGSGSGFGSGSGSGFGGVATRLAAQALAGEVLTVTAGSGYSRDGDAFTVRPDSEEDHHRLVAELLAGNRLPGRVVHAWSTAALSPDRGVARFEQAQRHGLYSLIALVKALSAHGVTDPVQLDIVSAGAYAVGPGEPEPVAELATLALAARVIGQEHGNIGARHFDLPADPDERSLRTLAAELAGTRPPELAVTLRGGGRWVADLRPVRADWSAEATSRLRPEGVYLITGGLGEIGSLLAHWLHRETGARLALLTRDPLPDRADWDAWLDSHEPDDETVLRIGRLRSLQDAGATTFLVHADVADPQALGAAVERVEERYGALHGVVHAAGLPGERWDRPITESGLEQCRWHFVPKAHGQIALEEVLAGRQVDFVLLLSSLAGVLGGLRLLAYGAANHFMDAAAERANRDLDRTVWISAAWDVWQHHQDEKRALSAIGRSMDDKAIQPEEGLEAVRRLLTLRDVSHVAVSTWDIGHRLDQWVRDPRIGRPADGSAAPGPDLPDTGPDAADLTSQVTRLIAEALGSEDLSPEADIFEHGGDSLLIVRLLSDIRRYFSVEVPLADVLSEPTPAALADAVRQRLEARTETGPGEEAEDAHDATEALAAELAALAPEYAEQLLSDAQSTDRAKEA; this is encoded by the coding sequence ATGGCTGAGCTTCAGGACGCCCCCTTCCCGGCCGGACGCATCGCCGTCGTCGGCATGGACTGCCGGCTGCCGGGCGCCCGCACCCCTCAGGACTACTGGCAGAACCTGCTCGCGGGCACCGAGCACATCACCGACCTCGACGAGGAGCGGCTGACGGCCGCAGGGGTCTCCGGACAGACCCTCGCCGACACACGCCATGTGCGCCGGGCCGCGGTCGTCGAGGACGCCGACCGGTTCGACGCGTCCTTCTTCTTCCTCAGCTCCCGCGAGGCCGAGCGGATGGACCCGCAACTGCGGCTGTTCCTGCAGACCGCCTGGGCCGCCATGGAACACAGCGGCCACGACTCAGAGGTCTACCCGGGCCGCGTCGGCGTCTTCGCGGGGTCGCTGCACAGCACGTACCTGCTGAACAACGTGCTGACCGGTGAGCGCGGCTTCAACGGCTCGCTGGAGCGCATGCAGCAGGACATGGCGACCCTGATGGGCAACGACCCCAACTACCTCACCACCCGCGCCTCGTACCACCTCAAACTGACCGGCCCCAGCTTCGCCGTGCAGACCGCCTGCTCCACCTCCCTGGTCGCCGTCCATCTCGCCGCCCAGAGCCTGTTGTCGCAGGAGTGCGACCTGGCGCTGGCCGGCGGTGTCGCCCTGCGCTTCCCGCAGGAGGCCGGTTACCTGTACGAGCCCGACGGCATCACCTCCGCCTCCGGCCGGGTCCGGCCCTTCGACGCCGGCGCGGACGGCACGGTGTTCGGCAACGGCGCCGGTGTCGTCGTCCTCAAGCGGCTGGAGGACGCGCTCGCCGACGGCGACACCGTCTGGGCCGTGCTGCTCGGCTCGGCCGTGGGCAACGACGGCAACGACCGCGCCGGGTACACCGCTCCGGGCGTCTCCGGCCAGGCCGCGGTACTCGCCGAGGCCCTCGGCGTCGCCGGCGTCGACCCCGCCACCGTCAGCTATCTGGAGGCGCACGGCACCGGTACGAGGATGGGGGACCCGATCGAACTCGCGGCGGCCCGCCAGGCGTACGGCACCGACGGGCCGCTCACCCTGGGATCGGTCAAGGCCAACATCGGGCACCTGAGCACCGCCGCCGGGGTGGCCGGTCTGATCAAGTGCGTACTGATGCTGCACCACCGCACGATCGTGCCGATGCCGCACTTCACCGCGTGGAACCCGGAGTGCGCGGCCGACGGCTCCCGCTTCCGGGTGGCCACCGCCGCCGAACCCTGGCAGGCCGACGGCGCGGCCCTGCGCTGCGCCGTCACCTCCACCGGCATGGGCGGCACCACCGCCCATGTGGTCCTGGAGGAGGCACCGCCCGCCGCCGCGGAGGCGCCGGGTGCCGCCCCGGCCCCGGCCGTGGTGCTGCTGCCGGTCTCCGCCAAGTCCCCGGCCGCGCTGGAGAAGGCACGCCTCGCGCTCGCCGACCACCTGGAGGCCACCGCACCGGGACCGGACGGCCCGGACGCGCCGGAGAACCCGCTCGGCGACATCCACCTGGACGACGCCGCGTACACCCAGGCCACCACCCGGCACACCTTCGACCACCGGGCCGTGGTCACCGCCCCGGACCGGGCGACCGCCGTCCGCGCCCTGCGCACCGGCGAACCCCGGCACGTCTACCAGGACTCCGGCCATCCCGCCCCGCGCCCGGTCACCTTCCTGCTCCCCGGCCAGGGCGCGCAGTACCCCGCCATGGGCCGGGGCTGGTACGAGCAACTGCCCGTCTACCGCGCGACCTTGGACGAGTGCGCGCACCTGCTCGAACCCACCCTGGGCTTCGACCTGCGCGACGCCCTCCACTCCGCGTCGCGCGACCGGCAGGACGAGCGGTACGACCTGAGGCGCACCCGCCTCACCCAGCCCGCGCTGTTCGCGGTGGAGTACGCGCTGGCCCGGCAGTACATGGCCTGGGGGATCGCTCCCGCCGCCCTCGTCGGGCACAGCATCGGCGAGTACGTCGCCGCCACGCTGGCCGGGGTGTTCCGACTCCCCGACGCGCTACGGGTGGTCGCCGAGCGAGGGCGGCTCATCGACGCCCTGCCCGAGGGCGTGATGGCGGCCGTCATGGCGGGCCCCGAGAAGCTGACCCCGTACCTGGGCGACGGGGTGGACCTCGCGGCCGTCAACGAGCCCACCGTGTGCACCGTCGCGGGCGGTCACGACGAAATTCGGGCGTTCACCGCCAAACTCACCGCCGACGGCATCACCCACCGCAAGGTCGCCACCTCGCACGCCTTCCACTCGGCGATGATGGAACCGGCGGTGGAACCCCTCACCCGGCTGCTGCGCGAGGTGGAACTGAGCCGCCCGCGCATCCCCTTCCTGTCCAACCTGACCGGCACCTGGATCCGCGACGAGGAAGCCACCGACCCCGCCTACTGGGGTGCCCATCTGCGCGCGCCCGTCCGGTTCGCCGACGACGTGGCCGCCGCGCTCACCCAAGGCGACCAGGTCTTCGTCGAAGTGGGGCCGGGGCACACCCTGGCCACCTTCGCCCGGCGCCACCCGGACCGGGAGACCGGCATGCCGGTGATCACCTCCGCCGCCCGCGGCAAGGACCCGGCGGCCGACCTCACCGCGCTGACCGCGGCGCTGGGCCGTCTGTGGGCGGTCGGCCTGACCCCGGACTGGCAGGGCTACTACGCCGACCGCGGACGCCGTAAGGTCCCGCTGCCCACCTATCCCTTCGAGGGCAGCCGTTACTGGGTCGAGCCCGGCACGGGTGCTCTCTCCGGGACGGGCACCTTCTCCGGGACGGGTGGCGACACCTCCGGCTCCACCGCCGTGCCCAAGCTGCCGCTGGACGAGTGGTTCACGGCGCCGGTGTGGCACCGGGCCGTCGGCACCCTCGACGCCGAACCCGCTCCGATCACCGAGCCGGTGCTGCTGTTCGCCGACACGGGCGCCGACGCGGGCGCCGACACGAGCGCCGACGCGGGAGACGGCATGGGCGCCTATTCCGGCTCCGGCTCCGGCTTCGGTTCCGGCTCCGGTTCCGGCTTCGGCGGTGTCGCCACCCGGCTGGCAGCGCAGGCACTCGCCGGTGAAGTGCTGACGGTCACCGCCGGCAGCGGCTACTCCCGCGACGGCGACGCCTTCACCGTGCGACCCGACTCCGAGGAGGACCACCACCGGCTGGTCGCCGAACTCCTCGCCGGGAACCGGCTCCCCGGGCGTGTGGTCCACGCCTGGTCCACCGCCGCGCTGTCACCGGACCGGGGCGTGGCACGCTTCGAACAGGCCCAGCGCCACGGCCTGTACAGCCTCATCGCCCTGGTGAAGGCGCTCAGCGCGCACGGCGTCACCGACCCCGTCCAGCTCGACATCGTCAGCGCCGGGGCCTACGCCGTCGGCCCCGGCGAACCCGAACCCGTGGCCGAACTGGCCACCCTGGCACTCGCCGCCCGGGTCATCGGCCAGGAGCACGGCAACATCGGCGCCCGCCACTTCGACCTGCCCGCCGACCCCGACGAACGGTCGCTGCGCACGCTGGCCGCGGAGCTCGCCGGCACCCGGCCTCCCGAGCTGGCCGTGACGCTGCGCGGCGGCGGGCGCTGGGTGGCCGACCTGCGGCCGGTGCGCGCGGACTGGTCCGCCGAGGCCACCTCGCGGCTCCGGCCCGAGGGCGTCTACCTGATCACCGGCGGCCTCGGTGAGATCGGCTCGCTCCTCGCGCACTGGCTGCACCGGGAGACCGGGGCGCGTCTGGCGTTGCTGACCCGCGACCCGCTGCCGGACCGCGCGGACTGGGACGCGTGGCTCGACAGCCACGAGCCCGACGACGAGACCGTCCTGCGGATCGGCCGCCTGCGCTCCCTCCAGGACGCCGGGGCCACCACGTTCCTGGTGCACGCCGACGTCGCCGACCCCCAGGCGCTGGGGGCGGCGGTGGAACGCGTCGAGGAACGGTACGGCGCCCTGCACGGGGTGGTGCACGCGGCGGGCCTGCCCGGCGAGCGGTGGGACCGCCCGATCACCGAGTCCGGCCTGGAGCAGTGCCGGTGGCACTTCGTTCCCAAGGCCCACGGCCAGATCGCCCTGGAGGAGGTACTGGCCGGACGGCAGGTCGACTTCGTCCTGCTGCTCTCCTCGCTGGCCGGCGTGCTCGGCGGGCTGCGCCTGCTGGCCTACGGCGCCGCCAACCACTTCATGGACGCCGCCGCCGAACGGGCCAACCGGGACCTCGACCGCACCGTCTGGATCAGCGCCGCCTGGGACGTATGGCAGCACCACCAGGACGAGAAGCGGGCCCTGTCCGCGATCGGCCGCAGCATGGACGACAAGGCGATCCAGCCCGAGGAGGGCCTGGAAGCCGTCCGCCGCCTGCTGACCCTGCGCGACGTCTCCCATGTGGCCGTGTCCACCTGGGACATCGGACACCGCCTCGACCAGTGGGTGCGGGACCCCCGGATCGGCCGACCCGCCGACGGGTCCGCGGCACCCGGCCCGGACCTGCCGGACACCGGCCCGGACGCCGCCGATCTCACCTCCCAGGTGACCCGGCTGATCGCGGAAGCGCTCGGCAGCGAGGACCTGTCGCCGGAGGCGGACATCTTCGAGCACGGCGGCGACTCGCTCCTGATCGTCCGGCTGCTGTCCGACATCCGCCGGTACTTCTCCGTCGAAGTGCCGCTGGCCGACGTCCTGTCCGAGCCGACGCCCGCGGCGCTCGCCGACGCGGTCCGGCAGCGACTGGAGGCCCGCACGGAGACCGGACCGGGGGAGGAGGCCGAGGACGCGCACGACGCGACCGAGGCGCTCGCGGCCGAACTGGCCGCGCTGGCACCGGAGTACGCCGAGCAACTCCTGTCCGACGCGCAGAGCACCGACCGGGCCAAGGAGGCCTGA
- a CDS encoding non-ribosomal peptide synthetase, with protein MTDTVPVSAVDTGHRPFPDADRAGTLIHRFLRTADAFPHREAVVTPDVRWTYRRTAELSARVCGALSDAGLRPGDRVGLLFSHGAEMVGALLGALRAGLSYVPLDAAYPPPRLAGMAADAGIRTLVAGPGHMGAARSIADGRACQVLAYEELARYEDVSDEPVPDEPVPDGPVPVDPLPGASSVRPESEAYVLFTSGSTGRPKPVTQTHRNVLHHIRVWTDGLAVGPRDRLTLQSAYSWDSAVQDTFAALLNGAALYPVDLKALGVTGLLEWLADERITVYHSTLPVFRALARAMETRGVRLPAMRMLALGGDTLHLADLDTCRRRFEPHCRVAGAYGSTECSCALLRVADLGYRPPTGVFPLGRAVPDTEVRLLDDDGRTVDGPGEGEIVVVSDHLAPGAAPDGRTYRTGDLARRLDDGTLLLVGRRGTQVKVSGIRVETGEVEAALKQFAQVREAVVAPYTDGMGERQLAAYVVFEAGTAHEPAALRTELRRTLPDHAVPTAYVSLRELPLTANHKIDRAALPDPLTATGPSHARPAPAAHGPVEAAVVEAWRDVLGVPAPGPEENFFDLGGTSLRMAAVHERLTRSLAPALRMTDLYRAPTIRALSALVTRLTAERTGPPTGDAAQGAARGLRRRTARTPRRAAARTAAAHSEPVRRPAAHSEPTSQPTTHPTPPVGDQRRTAPGGTHG; from the coding sequence ATGACCGACACCGTTCCGGTATCCGCCGTGGACACCGGCCACCGCCCGTTCCCGGACGCCGACCGGGCGGGCACCCTGATCCACCGCTTCCTGCGGACCGCCGACGCGTTCCCCCACCGGGAGGCCGTCGTCACTCCGGACGTCCGCTGGACGTACCGGCGGACCGCGGAGCTGTCCGCCCGGGTGTGCGGCGCGCTGTCCGACGCCGGTCTGCGCCCGGGGGACCGGGTCGGCCTGCTCTTCTCGCACGGCGCCGAGATGGTCGGAGCCCTCCTCGGCGCGCTGCGCGCCGGGCTGTCCTACGTCCCGCTGGACGCCGCGTATCCGCCACCGCGACTGGCCGGCATGGCGGCCGACGCGGGCATCCGTACGCTCGTCGCGGGCCCCGGGCACATGGGGGCGGCCCGGTCGATCGCCGACGGGCGGGCCTGCCAGGTACTCGCGTACGAGGAACTGGCCCGGTACGAGGACGTGTCGGACGAGCCGGTACCGGACGAGCCGGTACCGGATGGACCTGTGCCGGTCGACCCCCTCCCCGGGGCGAGTTCCGTGCGCCCGGAGTCGGAGGCGTACGTCCTCTTCACCTCGGGCTCCACCGGCCGCCCCAAGCCCGTCACGCAGACGCACCGCAACGTGCTGCACCACATCCGCGTCTGGACCGACGGGCTGGCGGTTGGCCCGCGCGACCGGCTCACCCTGCAGTCCGCGTACAGCTGGGACTCGGCGGTCCAGGACACCTTCGCCGCGCTCCTGAACGGGGCCGCGCTGTACCCGGTGGACCTCAAGGCGCTCGGTGTCACCGGCCTGTTGGAGTGGCTGGCCGACGAACGGATCACCGTGTACCACTCCACGCTGCCGGTCTTCCGGGCCCTGGCGCGTGCCATGGAGACCCGAGGAGTGCGGTTGCCCGCGATGCGCATGCTCGCCCTCGGCGGCGACACCCTCCACCTCGCCGACCTCGACACCTGCCGGCGCCGCTTCGAGCCGCACTGCCGGGTGGCCGGGGCCTACGGTTCCACGGAGTGCTCCTGCGCCCTGCTGCGCGTCGCCGACCTCGGCTACCGGCCGCCCACCGGTGTGTTCCCGCTGGGCCGGGCCGTGCCCGACACGGAGGTCCGGCTGCTCGACGACGACGGCCGCACGGTCGACGGGCCGGGCGAGGGCGAGATCGTCGTGGTCAGCGACCACCTCGCGCCGGGCGCGGCCCCGGACGGCAGGACGTACCGTACGGGCGATCTGGCCAGGCGGCTGGACGACGGGACGCTGCTGCTCGTCGGGCGCCGGGGGACGCAGGTCAAGGTCTCCGGGATCCGGGTGGAGACCGGCGAGGTGGAGGCCGCCCTCAAACAGTTCGCGCAGGTGCGCGAGGCGGTGGTGGCCCCGTACACCGACGGCATGGGCGAGCGTCAACTCGCCGCCTACGTGGTGTTCGAGGCCGGTACGGCGCACGAACCCGCCGCGCTCCGGACCGAGTTGCGCCGCACGCTGCCCGATCATGCCGTGCCCACCGCCTATGTGTCCCTGCGTGAACTGCCGTTGACGGCCAATCACAAGATCGACCGCGCGGCCCTGCCCGATCCGCTCACCGCCACCGGGCCTTCGCACGCCCGGCCCGCACCGGCGGCGCACGGGCCGGTGGAGGCAGCCGTCGTCGAGGCCTGGCGGGACGTACTCGGTGTCCCGGCGCCCGGCCCGGAGGAGAACTTCTTCGATCTGGGCGGCACCTCCCTGCGGATGGCGGCCGTCCATGAACGCCTCACCCGCTCCCTCGCCCCGGCCCTGCGCATGACCGATCTCTACCGGGCCCCGACCATCCGCGCCTTGTCCGCCCTGGTCACCCGGCTGACGGCGGAACGCACCGGGCCGCCGACCGGCGACGCCGCCCAGGGGGCCGCCCGCGGCCTGCGCCGCCGGACCGCCCGCACACCACGCCGGGCGGCGGCCCGAACCGCAGCCGCCCACTCCGAACCCGTCCGCCGACCCGCCGCCCACTCCGAACCCACCTCCCAACCCACCACTCACCCCACTCCGCCCGTCGGCGATCAGCGCCGCACCGCCCCAGGAGGCACGCATGGCTGA